The genomic region CATAATGATTGATTTTCATCTAAATAATCCCCAGTGGTTTGATTTGGTCAGTAAtggatgaaaataaaaatgagtaaaCATTAGTAAAAAGTACTAAACACATGCAACAATTTTGCTGTACATATTTGAATATTTCAAGCATGTATAATTATAGGTTAGACCTGGTTGTTCTAGTGAGAACAcgtttacaaaaataaaaacaagctaAACTACAGATTTATCGgctataaacttttttttcttttttatattgaTGCATCCctaataaacaacaaaatgcatGTTGGCTTTTTGCATcgtatataatataaaaatgagtTTTATGATGGTTTTGTTGGTGAGGTTCTGATCTGCGATCACGCATGATGATGACCCTTAACAGTTGTGTTGTCACGACGGATCATGAACCTGGGCAATGACCCACTACACCAACTTCATGTCATGAATGAACGCCAACCACTCTCATTTTTACACAACtaagtgtttaatttatttcattatttgttgttcacccaaaaaatctgtcatcatttattcttTTGAATTGACTTCAGAATTCAGACTAATGGTAAGGATTTGTGCAGCAGTTTTTGGTAACATTTGCTCTTTCTGAACTTCTTCATGGCAGTCTCTTCACTGAAAAGGGTCCCATCTTTCTCAGGTAGAACCAAAGCACGACTAGTGTTCTCATGTTAACTGTCgtgatttatatgtatattaatCATCAGTATTTGTTGGTTTAGTCTCTACACTTCTCATTCATCATGCTTGTGAGGAGCACATCATCATCCTCATAACACTTTAGTTGAACATGTGTGTCCatctcttgttttttttttagttgtgtGTTCTGCAGCATGTGCTTATAGTTGCAGCGCATGCCATGTGACTGCTGGATGCTCATAATAATGCAGACCCTCATCCCATGTGCTGGTGTGAGTttgccgtgtgtgtgtgtgtgtgtgtgtgtgtgtgtgtgtgtgttctaaaGGATGGAAACTAATTATGTCTTATATGTCCCAGACTGGAGTTTGAGAGGCAGCAAAGAGAAGAACTGGAAAAACTGGAAACTAAAAGGTGTGTCTTGTGACTTATCAACAATTAATATATGCAAAACACTTCAGTGAAACATGTAATTGACATAAAGCAGTCCTGCCCActaatttacatttaacattttatccAAATTACCTTATGCAaatacacaaaaacattattgtaaagtgttactgattaACATTAggtaactacattagttaacatgaactatttatggtaaatttttaatttcaccctCCACTGGTTGATTTTGGGCCCTGGCCTGTCCAATCACCATCTTTccctttgttttgttgttggtcCAGGCGGCTGATAAAAGAGATGGAGGAGAAGCAGAAGTGTGAGAAGGCGGAGCTTGAGCGCATGCAGCAGGAGGTGGAGTCTCAGAGGAAGGAGTCTGAGCAGGTGCAGCTGCGCATACTCAGACAGGAGGAGAGCCTGCGCAGACGCAGTCAGGACATCGAGAGCCGTCTAAGGGACTTGATCGCTGAGAAAGAGCGATTCCAGGTCAGACTGCGTTTTTATGGTTGTCAATTTTAACAAGATGATAATATATATCATTGCCATAATGCAGGAATTGTTCTGTTCTTCCCACTGATAAAATCATAACAGTTATTTACATAAACGCATTAGTTTGTACTTGGGTTGTCTAATCTCCAGCCATTTCCACACCAAGAGGCAAAATTCATCTCATCGAAATAATGCTTTCTTATAAACCATCTTTGAATGTCAAGGCATGTCTGTTTTGTTCAGGAGGAGAGACACAGAGATCAGAAGGAGCAGGAACAGCAGAAGCAGAGGAGACTACAGCCAAAGCAGAAGCTGGAGGAGAAGGAGAAGGAGGAGGTGGTGCAGGAGGAAGATCTGGAGGAGGATGAAAAGGCTCAGGCCCAGCGAGAGCGAGCAGAACAGACCGAGCTCTTCCGTGAGCTGGAGCGGCTCAAAAGAGAGCGGGAGGTGCAGGCCGTCAAACTCCAGCTAGAACGCAGGTGAAAAAGTCAAAAACATTTACCTGTTGCTAATGCCTGatttggaaaatatttttaattatatatctatatctatatgtCTCAGTATTACATATTAGTGtgaaagcaaatttaaaaatgtaaatcatttattttttcttttgtaacaactacaaaaataaaattaattattagtagtataaatgatttaatttaattaatttaatataattattgaaaaataaaattaataatagtaggaatttattgaattaaattattatttttaattattattattaataataataattatatatatatatatatatatatatatatatatatactgtaagtATTCATATATTGTTAAATGTAGTGCTATGTAAAAAAATggtataatattattttaaaatttatatacataatattaGTATCACATATTATTAGTATatctaattatttaattattataatataattatataattaaaattattaaattaacaatagtagttatttaaaaataataattactatgactatatatattataataattttaattaattacatatagtTAAATGTAGTGTTGTGTAAAAGTAAATGTAATAGTTTTATCAGTTAAAGGTATaatcatattattttaaaatgtatatacataataatattagtatcacataattaaaataattaaattagtaATAGTTATtcgtaaaatatatatatacatatatatatatatatatatatatatatatatttattaaagttaTAATCATTATAAAGTTATATTAGAAGTGTTATGttatttacataataattataattacacaaaaataatcatatatatatatatatatatatatatatatatatatatatatatatatatatatatatatatatatatatatatatatatatataattatttttatttgttaaagttaTAATCATTATAAAGTTATATTAGAAGTGTTATGTTatttacatttagatttttttaatattgatatatttgtatgGAGTGTCTACTTTTGAAACCATGTCGGAATGAATGTCTTCCAGGCGTCTGGAGGAGCGTGAGAAGGAGCAGCTGAGTCTGGTCGGGCGTCTGGAGGAGCAGCTGAGGGAGCGCAGCGAGGAGGCAGCCGCCCTGCTCACTCCAGATGAAGCTCGTCGACTGGAGGAGGAGAGACGGACGCTCACCGAGCTCAGGGAGGAGCTGCTCAGAGCAAAGGAGGCGCGCATtgatggagaggaggagagcGGGGAGGAGGCCCGGAGGAGCGCACAGGCACGCTATGAACATTTCAAGCAGATGCAGGTGGAGGAGCTGGGTTTGCTGGAGGAGTCACTGATCCAGCAGAAGGACCGGCTGGAACGGGAGGTGGCCAATGAACGCACGTCTCTCGGCCTGCTGCTGCACACGCACAAGGACAAACAGAGACAGGTAAAGCTGGACGTATTTCAAAAGCACACTGAAACCAGATATATAACTTTGTGAACAGGCCTATTATTTGGGTATTATCTAGAGTGTTATCTTTAACTATTGTGATAAGAGTGTGGCACATTTCCTGGCACTTATATACTGTTGAATATGgtaatgttgtttatttttattttcaaatatatattcatatatttttgtaCCAAGTTAGAAGAAACAAATATACATTGTGACCAGTACAGTCGAATTCATGAActttctttttagtgaatcaataAAAGGGGTCACACACTGGATGAGAAGCGCAGTACAGACTTAATATCATGATGTCcttaaatataacattattgTTGACCACAGACTGACAATAGAATGGGCGCGTCTGGTATGCGATACCTCAAAGTTGTCCTAGACGCCCTTATTAAATCAAATCATGATGCAGTTCAACCTGTGTAGGTCAATTCATGTACAAATGATTCTTTTGAGCTGGTTCTTTTTTGTGAATCTATATAACATACAGCGGGACCAGTGTAGcatgattcacaaacaaatgactcttctGAGAATATTCTTTTAATCTTGTGATGCAGCGTGACCTGTGAAGGCcagttcacaaaaaaatgactcttttgagctggttcatttttgtgaatcTACAACATACAACACAATCAGTGTAGCTCTATTCCTGAAACAAATGACTAATATGAGTCATAATAAATGGttcaataaaaaagtgattcaaCAGTTTGAATCAGTctgaaaaagtgaaaaatttaaAGCATTAGCAGAAAGAATTTCTTTCAAATGtgaataaaaagaaacaaataaccTAAAAATAACCAAAAGAATCAGAATCAAATCAATATGAGATTTAAAATCTAATTGAATCGAATCTGGTGATTCACTGTGTCTCATCCTCTTCTCCTCTCTGCAGGTCCGTGACATGATGGAGCGTGGCGTTCAGGACGTGTcctctctgagtcaggaggagGTTCTGATCCAGCAGGCCGAACACAGGCTGCAGTTTAAAGAGAAACAGCTCCTATCTCTCCGTGAGAAACAACTCCCCGCTGTCTCCGAGGAGCGACAGAGAGCCAGTGAGCTCCTGGAAAGAGTGAGAGGGGGAAGAGGGTCTCCTAGTTTGGACAGAAgttcagaagaaatggacaaaGAGCTGGACGAGACTCTGTATCAGGTAACACTCTGAAAACTCTGGTTAAATGGGATGATAAAATGGGCAAAACAGCTCCTGTAGACTTGCATTGAAGGAGGAGCTTGAGCAATACCAGAATATCTTGTTTAAACCCAAGATTTTCACCCTAAGAACTTGTTTTAGTAATAGCATCTCAAACTTTCCTTTATCTTTCTTTGCTGTCTGCAGGTTGAGAAGGAGCTAGAGGAGAAGGAAGAGCGCTTGTCTCAGTACAGCGCGAGCGCCGAGCAGTTGCAGCAGCTGCAGCAGTCGTACGAGTTCACGGCAAACGTGGCCCGCCAGGAGGAGAAGGTTCGCAGGAAGGAGAAGGAGATCCTGGAGTGGAGGGAGAAACAGCAGCGGGAGGCTCTGGAGCAGGCGGTCGCGCGTTTGGAGAGGAAACACACGGCCTACCGCAGGAGCCTCAGCCTGGAGCCGGACACCGAAGGACCCCGCAGGAGGTCACAGTCCGCACTAGGACAGAGCACTTCCAGGTTTACAGGAACACAAGACATGGACCAGGACAGGTGAGGAGTTGTTTTTTAGGAGCACACTAAcacaggggttttcaaactttgTGATACTAAGGACCCTCAAATACGATGATCCTATTTTTGGACCCTGTTCATAAATATAAAGGTAGCTGAGctctatatttttatgtataaaaatCCATTTatactgtgtgagaaaatgatTAAGCTATGGTAAAAACTTTATTAATCCCATTAAGAACATTCTAACCCTAGGACCCCCTTGCGGCTCATAGGCGTCTCAGAAATGAATGTGATAAATCTAGAGCTCTTATCCTTATGATTTTGTTGTGTAGTTTTCTCAGGATGGAGCGAGAGATTGCCCAGCTGAAGCAGAGGATCAGTGAGAGTGAAGGAAGCGTGCGGAGTCCAAGTGTGAACGGGGAGGATAAGAACAATGTGAACCAGTCGCCTGTCAGCCCCATGCAGACCCTTCCCTCTGTACTGTCGATAGGAGATGAGAGGTGCACACACTGCTCAATGCTCTCAAATGAGCAACATGTAGTACAGTTTTACTGCTTGCTTGTGATTTGgtcagaactttcatttttgactGAACTGTTCCTTCCTAATCGCTCATATATCCCTCAGGATAAATGCATATATTGAAGAAGAGGTGCAGCGGAGACTGCAGAAACTGAACCTGCTGAACAGAGAGAATAACAACACACTCTCACTGTCCTCAGACTCAGGTATGTGGTATGGTATGTGACTACAGCTCACTTTAAACTGAAACAACCATAGTCGAGACTAAAGGTAATGagacacggggcaacttttgcCAAGCAATGTCACCAAGTGATaatgcttgggcactttcccattgagaatgggcaacaattttctatctggatactttaTATCGAAATTTGTTtcccattctcaatgggaacgTGCCCAAGCATCATCACTTGGTGGcattgcccagcaacattgctcaaaaagttgccccgtgtctCATCACCTCAAGAATTAAGATGAAGAATTAAGTCCAAACTCTTTAAagtcttttgcagttaacatgcgtATTTTCTTCTCAGCCTGTTTTTTTTGGGGTGACCCTGCTGCCCCAATGAGCAATTTTTCCCCAGTGGTCAATTTCCAATTTCTTGCACTTAATTTTGCAATTTCtatagtattgcatccttctcatgggcatttaataatttttgacttctCAGTGTCATTTAAAACTCTTTTTTTGGCCCATTTTTcttgtaaaagaaaacctgcttaataattatgcacatcTGAATATAAGGTGTTTTTTCACTTCCAGCCCTCgttaacaattatatatcacttatagatgattatatacaaaatagtatatagtaattattaagattgataagtttggaattggtaaaatgtgcttggaaataAATAGgatcataatataaatatatgtatgaaataaaataaaatcacatgaacaacttaaacttaaattagaaatgttgcctgtTTAACTAACTGAAATgaataagtttaagttgaagtattaaaattactaaacctaaaactgaaaaaaaaaaaaataaagctaaaaagaTATgataaaaatagataaatagacaaaaatgacaaaagcacatacaaTTATTcaaactttacagcagaaaaaaaatatgtttacagcctggtacaAAAAGTGTTTTTGGTCTATATAACAAATTTTTGAGGGGTTGAATTTTTtcataactcatccgtttaaattatattaagccttacagttttgcataattaagggtgtggccacttgagtgacaggtggattgccgCTGCTGTCACTACTAGCCGTTTGTCTGCTGTCTATTAGCTCCACCCAcgccccgcctctttgcccattttcggTTACCCGGGAGTGACGCGCTGTCAAGATGGCGACGGCCGGCTCCGCCCACTTTGGGCTTtaaaaatgctcttcagaaacctACGGGTGATGTCATAGACACTACGTTCATTGTTTTATGCAGTCTATGAATAAAACCTACAGGATTGTTTTTGGCACCAACTCAGTTGTTTAACTCTACAGGAGGAGGAGCAGGATAGTGACGGTAGCTCTGTTAGATTGACGGATGAGGTAAGCACAGGACTCAGCCAATCAATGCCAGCTGAGTGGACTGTGATTTGCATGATCCAGCCTTAATAATTTGCATATCGCTGGCTCACAATCTCTGATGTCAGTAGATTGGGTCTTTCCTCTGAGGTTTTCCACTTTGGGAGCATGCAGCCTGCCCACCGATATCTCGCACAGATGCATTTTCACCTGCTTTTGCTCTCTAGCTACGTTTCCATCCGCTcgctgtgattttgccaagtaagacatgctcctggatcaacatcttttgttgatcctggaacaacattcctgtccaaaaacATAGTCCTAACCCTATCCATAACTtctccctaaaatcagagggaaatgatgaatgtagaagcacctaaccctggctATAAGCTTAACAGCGACATAAACtctaaacttgtccctcaaatctgattggttgattggtaTGTTGTTCCAGGAGAGTTTTGTCTGCACACTCTTGAGATGCTAGTCATTTACGATATATAATAAAGAGCCACAGTGACTTCCTtgattgcagcaacttccatttttattacagatatttcgCGGCAATTTCAGGAAGTGACGATTTTATTCTCTTGAACAAATGGGATGGAAGCTAATGCAATATTCCAGTTAAATTCtaagttaaattcacaactttggatggaaacctAGCTATTGATGGGAAATGACAAAAAAGTGCTTGCTTGACCGCTGAAATCAgcttttttaatttgtgttagTAATTTTGTGACCCTAATAAACTTTCAATCTCTCAGGACAACGATAAAAAACGCATCGATCTGCGCAAACTGAAATACGAGGTATGATCTTACGGTATGGGTTTAGGAAATGTTATTTCGCTAGCATGTTTTCTGACCATCAGTTGGTCTTTCCACAGCGACTGGTGTCGATTCCTCTGGATCCAAGTCCAGAGAGTCTTAAGGATCCGGTGAAGATCAGTATTCCGCGTTACGTCCGGTGCGGACAGGGCAAAGACGAACACTTCGAGTTTGAAGTCAAGGTTTGTCTGCGTTTTATACAGTCTCAATCAGTGCATTAGAACTGTTGAATTGACCATCTGGTGACCTCCAGTAAATGAAATCTCTGAAAATCCTTGATGTTTAAGATATGGggttttgcatttgtttttagaTCACTGTTTTAGACGAAACGTGGTCTGTGTTTAGAAGATACAGTCGTTTTCGGGAGATGCACAAATCTCTGAAGCTGAAATATCCAGAGGTATGACCTACATGTACACATGGAAACATATGTGACACAACAAGCAGTGCATGACGCTAGCAACGGCAAGGttatgggtttgattcccagagGATGCACATACTGATGAAATGTATACCTGGAATGCATCacaagttgctttggataaatgcataaatataaaatttcagATCAAATTCATGTATGTACCTTTtcaatttttaatgatttttattattttttattaatgtatttcaaCCCAAAAGAATTATATATTATGCTTAATGTAAATTTAAGCACATTTTTAGGAccatcaattttttatttttttttcattattttcatgcAATAAGTTCTGGATAAGTGCATAAATCCAAAAGATTAAATTCACTTTCGATCAAATTTATTTGTGTAacctgttaataaaaataaataaatttaaaaaaaaaattaaaaaaaaaaattatatatatatatataatatgtgtaaataatatatatatatatatatatatatatatatatatatatatatatatatatatatatatatatatctcaccaaaaaaaaatctatattttgcttaaagaaaattTAAGCACGTTTTTAggaccatatttttttttttttttttattgaatttttttcATGCAGTAAGCTTGTTGTTCTGGATAAATGCAAAAGATTAAATTCATTTTAGATCAAATTTATTCATGTAacctgtacatttttttttaacaaattatcattattttctataaatatatttcacctCAAAATAATTCTATATTTTTCAATTCTTTATTTTAGGAAATATTTAACcatcaatttattattatttttttccacttgaTTTTGTGGTAAAATATGATCTAGACatgtttttgtgagattcacccaactatgtcatattttaattttgttctaGCTCGCAGCTTTAGACTTCCCTCCCAAAAAGATTTTTGGAAACAGAGACGAAAGAATGATTGCGGAACGCCGGAGTCAGTTGGAGGTAATCAGATGTTTACTGTCGTTCACCTTTGAATGAGAAACTTCTGAAATTTACAGGAGTTTCTCCTAATCTAAGATGCTGATTGTGTTTTCCCAGCAATACCTGCGGAACTTCTTCCATGTGATGATGACATCATCCTCCTCTTCCCCACTGAGAACGGATGAGTTTGGATTAAATCTCTCAAAACACGCCGTGTGCGACATTTCTCCTTTCTTTAAGAAGGGAGTGTTTGACTACAGCAGTCACGGGACGGgctgacacacacatacacatgcacacacacacacacacacacacacacacacacactccacatAAACACTCATTGACATGCACTTTATGCAGCTCTctgatatacacacacataaatacaaACATTTCACTCACAAAGAAATTTCACcctaaaataagaaattatattctgcattaaaaaaaacattgtgacattatttgcatgacaattaagcacattttaccttcaaattacattgtttttatttgtgagGTTTTTTTTGTAGTCTGGGGTGATTCAGAATTTGCGTTctgtattaaaattaaaaatgaccccaaaaattattataaaaacactACCATACTTTACAATCAGTTTAAACActatcattttgttttttgcgtattgtcatgaaaataataccATAATGGAAACAATCCTAACAATACAAGGTTTTGAAGTGAAATATGACCTGGTTTCACTCGTATACTCATGAACACACTCAGGAACGTTGGAAATCAGGTGAAGCAGGAATGAAAAAACATCCAAAGTAGATGTAAATAGTTTTGTTAGTGCCTTGTTGGCAGTAATTGAGCTTTAAATGCTTCAAAAATCAGAAATATGGAGTTAATCTGACAACAGATGGTCATCATAACCTGCTTCAAACATCTTGTGTTTACATCGAGGACCATGAAGCCTGTTTCTGTGGACAAACAGGATGTCCTGTAGCTGCTACTTTGGTTAGTGATTCACTTtaaatcatgttcatgtttaAGTTGCTGCATATAATGAATTGCCACTGCTTTACTCTGTCCGTAAGAGTTGTAACTGCCATTAATGAGGCCTGTGATTGGCTCCAATCTATATATACTCACTATTATCCATTATACTCATGCTAACATTTAGCAgatatgttttttaataaccACTAAGAGGTCAAAGCTCACAAAATGGCACATGTACTGTGAGCCAATGTCTTCCAGAAAAGAAAACTAATGCATGTGAATCAGAATTATCGTCCTGCTCACTGCCCTGGACGCAGTTAAAGGGCTTTTAATGTAGAATATGCTGTAATTTGAACTCTAAAGAAGATTAATGTTCAGCACTATAAAGCCATATGTATATGCAGAatgtatatgtaaatgtattgtaCACTTGATCTGTACAGAGGAGCTTGTTCTCGTGATGTTTGGTGGAAAGGGATAGTACTGCTATATTAGCCGCTAGGATTTTCTTGAGGACTGTAGAACTGGACTTGTACTGAGAGAAAgatgtatacatttttaaaacaatattttcatttgattttttttatttctgaaacTGAATGTAATAATTTGTGAGTAATATGATTTGGTAACTGTTTAGCACCATATTAAATTCATGGTTTATTTATGTTGAGTACATTTGTCAAACAAGCTTTTgcaaaaaatacagtttgttgATGCAACATTTCAGTGTAATCATGTTCGTACAAGTAAAGCAGATCCTTCATAGCACAGAAGTTGATTTGAGGGATAAAACTTCTTCTTTCTATCCTAGGACTTGTCATTGATTTTCTGGTGGTCGGTCGTAAGTTTGCCT from Megalobrama amblycephala isolate DHTTF-2021 linkage group LG7, ASM1881202v1, whole genome shotgun sequence harbors:
- the kif16ba gene encoding kinesin-like protein KIF16B isoform X3; translated protein: MASVRVAVRVRPMNRREKDLSAKCIIEMEGNKTTITNLKIPDGVTGDSVRERAKTFTYDFSYDSSDCKNASFVSQEKVFKDLGTDVLKAAFEGYNACIFAYGQTGSGKSHTMMGIPGDVGLIPRICEGLFSRISGMTRRDEASFRTEVSYLEIYNERVRDLLRRKMAKTYNLRVREHPKEGPYVEDLSKHLVQNYSDVEELMEAGNINRTTASTGMNDASSRSHAIFTINFTQAKFDAEMPSETVSKIHLVDLAGSERADATGATGVRLKEGGNINKSLVTLGNVISALADLSQEGGNSHLKKKQVFVPYRDSVLTWLLKDSLGGNSKTIMIATISPADVNYGETLSTLRYANRAKNIINKPTINEDSNVRLIRELRAEIARLKALLAQGNQIALLDSPTALSMEEELHHNEARVLELTKEWTNKWNETQNILKEETLALRKEGIGVILDSELPHLIGIDDDLLSTGIILYHLKEGRTYVGRDDATNEPDIILHGLGLESEHCLIENRNGTVTLIPLNDAQCSVNGIQITEPCQLNQGAVILLGRTNMFRFNHPKEAAKLREKRKSGLLTSLSLSMSDLSKSCENLSTVMLYNPGLEFERQQREELEKLETKRRLIKEMEEKQKCEKAELERMQQEVESQRKESEQVQLRILRQEESLRRRSQDIESRLRDLIAEKERFQEERHRDQKEQEQQKQRRLQPKQKLEEKEKEEVVQEEDLEEDEKAQAQRERAEQTELFRELERLKREREVQAVKLQLERRRLEEREKEQLSLVGRLEEQLRERSEEAAALLTPDEARRLEEERRTLTELREELLRAKEARIDGEEESGEEARRSAQARYEHFKQMQVEELGLLEESLIQQKDRLEREVANERTSLGLLLHTHKDKQRQVRDMMERGVQDVSSLSQEEVLIQQAEHRLQFKEKQLLSLREKQLPAVSEERQRASELLERVRGGRGSPSLDRSSEEMDKELDETLYQVEKELEEKEERLSQYSASAEQLQQLQQSYEFTANVARQEEKVRRKEKEILEWREKQQREALEQAVARLERKHTAYRRSLSLEPDTEGPRRRSQSALGQSTSRFTGTQDMDQDSFLRMEREIAQLKQRISESEGSVRSPSVNGEDKNNVNQSPVSPMQTLPSVLSIGDERINAYIEEEVQRRLQKLNLLNRENNNTLSLSSDSLQEEEQDSDGSSVRLTDEDNDKKRIDLRKLKYERLVSIPLDPSPESLKDPVKISIPRYVRCGQGKDEHFEFEVKITVLDETWSVFRRYSRFREMHKSLKLKYPELAALDFPPKKIFGNRDERMIAERRSQLEQYLRNFFHVMMTSSSSSPLRTDEFGLNLSKHAVCDISPFFKKGVFDYSSHGTG